In Rhinolophus ferrumequinum isolate MPI-CBG mRhiFer1 chromosome 7, mRhiFer1_v1.p, whole genome shotgun sequence, the following proteins share a genomic window:
- the HTR1A gene encoding 5-hydroxytryptamine receptor 1A — protein sequence MDVLSPGQGNNTTSSEGPFGTNNNVTGISDVTFSYQVVTSLLLGTLIFCAVLGNACVVAAIALERSLQNVANYLIGSLAVTDLMVSVLVLPMAALYQVLNKWTLGQITCDLFIALDVLCCTSSILHLCAIALDRYWAITDPIDYVNKRTPRRAAALISLTWLIGFLISIPPMLGWRTPEDRSDPDACTISKDHGYTIYSTFGAFYIPLLLMLVLYGRIFRAARFRIRKTVKKVEKKSADTSLRASPAPQPKKSVNGEPGSREWRQGGGHKSAGTQCANGAVRRGDDGAALEVIEVHRMGNSKEHLPLPSEASAVPCAPTSFEKNNERNAEAKRKMALARERKTVKTLGIIMGTFILCWLPFFIVALVLPFCESSCHMPTLLGAIINWLGYSNSLLNPVIYAYFNKDFQNAFKKIIKCKFGRQ from the coding sequence ATGGATGTGCTCAGCCCTGGACAGGGCAACAACACCACATCCTCTGAAGGTCCCTTCGGGACAAACAACAATGTTACTGGCATCTCCGACGTGACTTTCAGCTACCAAGTGGTCACCTCTCTGTTGCTGGGCACGCTTATCTTCTGTGCAGTGCTGGGCAATGCGTGCGTGGTGGCCGCCATCGCCCTGGAGCGCTCCCTGCAAAACGTGGCTAACTATCTCATTGGCTCGCTGGCCGTCACCGACCTCATGGTGTCGGTGCTGGTGCTGCCCATGGCCGCGTTATACCAGGTGCTCAACAAGTGGACGCTGGGTCAGATCACCTGTGACCTGTTCATTGCCCTGGACGTGTTATGCTGCACCTCGTCCATCCTGCACCTGTGCGCCATCGCGCTGGACAGGTACTGGGCCATCACGGACCCCATAGACTACGTGAACAAGAGGACGCCCCGGCGCGCCGCTGCGCTCATCTCGCTCACTTGGCTCATTGGCTTCCTCATCTCCATCCCTCCCATGCTGGGCTGGCGCACCCCTGAAGACCGCTCGGACCCCGACGCGTGCACCATCAGTAAGGACCACGGCTACACTATCTACTCCACCTTCGGCGCTTTCTACATCCCGCTGCTGCTCATGCTAGTTCTCTACGGGCGCATCTTCCGAGCCGCACGCTTCCGCATCCGCAAGACAGTCAAGAAGGTGGAGAAGAAGAGTGCGGACACCTCCCTTAGGGCGTCACCAGCCCCGCAGCCCAAAAAGAGCGTAAATGGGGAGccggggagcagagaatggaGGCAGGGCGGGGGGCACAAGAGTGCGGGGACTCAGTGCGCCAATGGAGCGGTGAGACGGGGCGACGACGGCGCAGCCCTGGAGGTGATCGAAGTGCACCGGATGGGCAATTCCAAAGAGCACCTGCCGCTGCCCAGCGAGGCCAGTGCTGTCCCCTGCGCCCCCACCTCCTTCGAGAAAAACAATGAGCGCAACGCTGAGGCCAAGCGCAAAATGGCCCTGGCCCGCGAGAGGAAGACGGTGAAGACGCTGGGCATTATTATGGGCACATTCATCCTCTGTTGGCTGCCCTTTTTCATCGTGGCCCTGGTCCTGCCTTTCTGCGAGAGCAGCTGTCACATGCCCACCCTGTTGGGCGCCATAATCAACTGGCTGGGCTACTCCAACTCTCTCCTTAACCCTGTCATTTACGCCTACTTCAACAAGGACTTCCAAAACGCCTTTAAGAAGATCATCAAGTGCAAATTCGGCCGCCAATGA